The Cryptomeria japonica chromosome 9, Sugi_1.0, whole genome shotgun sequence DNA segment AGCCTCGGAAGTATGCAGGGGTCACGATGGTCACAAGGTGATGCAGTGGTAGGCTATATATAGGCGAGAAGGGGTAAAACAATCCTCATTTGTATATGTGGCCATAGCAATCTAGAGCCTCTGATAGTGACCTGCGCAACAGTTTAGGAGAGCGAAAATGATGTTTCCCATTGCCGATCATCGATTGGAGTGCATGCAGAGGTACCAACGGTCAACGAAGTATGGTCCCCCGGTAAGTCTAGTTCTGACTTTTGCCTTTTGAGTTCATTTAGTGCATTTAATAGCTAGGGGAAAATATCGGATGACAAAGGCACTAAAACAATGTTTTAGCACTTCTATCATCTAAATTAGCACATCTGTACTGCAATGGCGTGTTTGTGAAGTGGTTTTAGCACTATTGCCAATATAGCGCTTTGGGATAGTAGGTATAGCGCTATTGTTTTtgtagttttagcacttttgtctggtTGAATGAATGAGGTTAGTATAGCACATGTGTCACGCAATGTAGTGCTTTTGATTTTGGTGATCGCTTTTGTAGATAAAAAATAATGCGGTTGATCAGGGTAGCACGTTTGTATGTTGGAAATAGCATTGTTGATTGTGTTATGGCGTGTTTGTCAATGTTGTAGCGCTTTTGTCTATAAGTGTAGAAGGATTTATGTTGGTTGCCCCAAGTTGAATGTCAAATGGATAGTTGATAGCAACGTTTTCTTTTGGCATGCGTAACAGTGACCTGTGAGACTTAGTGAACCTGTTGAGACTAGGCAAGTGATGTAAATGCCTGTTGGTAGTCTAGGTTCAATGGTGAGTtgagtgacctgatgagacttagatacTTTGAAAAATCATCCGATGAATTCGAGGTAAGAGTCAATGTTGCATAGAAAATATTGTTGATAGTGTTTGTGTGATTTGTGGTTTTTGTAGGAGGATCACCTAGGGGTCTTGCAGATGTGTGAGAGGCATCTGGCCACATAGCGCCTGCGAGATTAGTTGACAAATTTGGAGATAGACTATATATGTATAGTAGGTTTATAGGATATGATGCACCTACCCGTGATTCAGACGAATCACGGATTACTGACATCGTTTGCCGAGCGATGGCATAGCAACAAATGCTCCTTTCATTTGGCGATGTGAGAGATGACTGTGATATTGGAGGATGTCTGGAGGATATTGCATATCCCGACTATTGGGGAGCTTGTGATGTATGACAGGACACTAGGCGAGGTGACACTACGATGAGTATTCTCGTATCCAGATTTAGAGGTGTTTAATGGATCAATTCCATGGGAGGACGTAGTGGATTCATATGAGGCATTATCAGTAGTGGTATCGGGCATTGTGGGAGGGCTATTATGTTCGGATCAGAGGTCACATGGGTTTCTAGTGGGCTGGGGGtaggtgattgagcagatgatcAATGAGGGCACCCGATAtgtatggggaccatgtgtgttggcacatTTATACAGGGATTTTCATGATGTTGTGTACCATGAGATTTCATCACTGGGAGTAGGGATTACCTTGCTTCATATCTGGACATGGGAGCACTTGTCGATATCAAGACCAGTGTGTCTAAGGTTTAGGGCGATTGACcaaccctatgtatatatgtatggaggtatgatgacacAACCCCAACTGGGGAAGTTGGAGTATTGGCGGCGTGCATTGGATGAGTTAGATACATTAATATGGCACCCCTACCAGGAGTGTGagaagtgggaggatgatgtagaggtgaTGCCATATGTGTTCATAGGGAGATTCCTCATTGGACAGATATCACATGTGGTAGAGAGGCATTTTCCAGGGTgggtgatgagatagtttgggcATATATAGGGGTTGCTTTGAGGTTCAGGTGAGTATGCCAGAGTAGTACGAGAGAGGTTCTAGTGGGGGCCAGTATTATCCCACGAGTAGGCGGTAGCATATTTTTAGACATTACAGGCTAGGACATGGCCATACTGAGCAAAGGTTGCAGATGTGGGGGTGATAGAGGAGTATACATAGTATCAAGTCACTCCTCTCATTCCATGGATCTCAGATCCCGCAGAGCCCATGCCATCGTTTGAGGATGATAGAGCACCACGAcaggggaggaggaggagattaggcAGGGGTGGCAGAGATGGTAGGGGAGTTGGAGGAGGTCGAGGTGGGAGAGGTGGATTTGGATGTGGAGCAGGTGGAGGAGGGTGGTTACAGAGGAGAGGCAGAGGTGGGAAGCCTTTACGATTGCCACAGGGTCGGCTGATATAGGGAGCAATGAGAGTAGGAGGGAGAGATGTTGGTGGTGGTGATGAGGCAATGGAGATGGGACATGGAGCCGTAGGTGGGGGAGAGGGTGGTGATGAGACAATGGAGATGGGAAGGGGAGTTGTAGGTGGGGGAGAGGGAGACCTATGAGATCTGGTGATATTACAGTTGTAGACTCGCCTGACGGCAGCCAATGCGCACATTCGAGAGTTAGAGGTACAACTGGAGGACATAGATGCAAAGATTGCAACTAGGGATGTCCAGCTCTTTGCATGAGGAGCTGAGTTGACTACAGTTGTACAATAGAGAGATGATGTAGTGGATAGAGTGAAGGAGCTACATGTTAGAGTGAAAGTTTTGGTGGGAGTGCAGGGACAGGGTCCGACCAAGGAGATGATGAGGGATATGTGGCGAGTAGGGGCAAAGATTGACTATTGGTGGGGATTATATGAGCATGTGGTACCGAGTAGTCAGCGAGTGATGAGATATTCCCAGATGCGGTGGGCGAGATTAGAGCGGTCTCAGAGGGGTCAGAGTAGTGGTagtgtgatgggtcctcctcgacgagatggtgagggtggtgggggagTGGCATCTGGTCAGAGTGCCATTTGAAGTACTTCTATGCATTGTTACATTTTTATTATactgatacttggatggctcttggtagccgatattttggacatcattgtatttTGATACATGTGTTCTTTTTTAtgtgatatatgatgagatctcagttttgtggtgatgatatgatatgtatctaTGTGATGACATGATtgctttatgcaggatgatgatatgatttatgtcTAGATATATGATATGGATATGTTTGCTTTCTAGATGTACAttttgatgatatgatttctatatgtattaTATGGATGATTTGCTAACACGTGGATGCAGGTTAATATATGTATGATGTTTTTGTAATGATATGAATGTGATAAAATGATGATGATTTGTGCTAAATGATGAgattagataatgaataatgatatttgatagataatactgtatatgttgaaatgatgagataatgatatggatGACATGAGTAAACTATGCATTTTTTATATGCacttaatgaatctaaatgaatgaaatgatataaaaatgtcatgtatgtttttaaatgaatgtactttatgattaaaatgcaactaaacaaaggattgaatgcacttaatgattgaaatgcaactaaatgaataaatgaatgcacttaatgaataaatgaatgcacttaaatgaataaatgaatgtattgaatgaataaaatgcaactaaatgaaggaatgaatacACTTAATGattcaaatgcaactaaatgatagtgAATGCACTTAATGATTGCAATGAAACTAAATGataaaatgaatgcacttaatgaataaataaatgcacttaatgattgaaatgaaactaaatgataaaataaatgcacttaatgaataaataaatgcacttaatgattgaaatgaaactaaatgataaaatgaatgcacttaatgaataaataaatgcacttaatgattgaaatgaaactaaatgataatgccatTCCTACATGATATATAAATGTCAAGTTGGTTGGAAAATGCAGACATGGAATGGAGATGTGAGGTGATGTATTAGAGAACTCCGTCGTGATTGTACCCAAGACAATACTTACATgcttagctttctcatagaaacccgAATTAATTGCATGTAGACAACATATATGAACAATGCATGAgcaaatgaatgggtgatatgcaacagaatgcaatataaacatatgagatgaaatggtgatccatggctcattcacagtgcttaattttcatcattgagcatggtaatatCAATCTTGGCCGAGGTATCAAAAACCAAGgttgagcatttcacctgtaagcaaacatcatagacaaggaaagttcccctccattttgATTCATGTaaaaatggtcgaggtatacgctgtagtcagtaagccatagtgatctgagattgtatttttgcataggaccacatagcttagtgaacttcccatgcagacaccattagtatatgccccagaacttcattggaacaatccacagatggcaaacaaagaaaaagatatcaggaaccatcctAGCTACACTAATCACCtatggatatcctagagtagcgtagGTACCTGATATAAAGACAAAAAATTGACCACGTGCCTATCagccaaacaaaattttcttgtcaaagaaaatgttaccatgtcttgtttataaggaaggatgcatccttgtgaagacggtTGTGCACAAATGTGTGatttgttggttgatttgataggtgatcATTGTTTAAGGAGCTTCAAAATGTTGTTTTTACATATATTGTGATGTTTATGTACAAGGAACAATTTAccttgcaatgtttttgattgattttgatgtttttgtcatgtctttggattttttgaatgttgtgaataTTTTTGTGCTTTCTTCAGGATATtgtgcaaatgtttttggtattatttgagATTTTACgattgtttttggtattattttaggacatttttgaatgagcaactcaatgaatcataagaaTGGAGAATCCCCTCCCATCGGTAGGTTAAGAACATTTCCCCCAGTTAAGTGTCGGTATGAATGCGAGACACGAGATACATGAAGTAATAACCTTGATTgtatatcaataacaagccatggtataaatgatgtatgagtggatgcaatgtatgtgattgcaacaagtctgagagacaatggagctatagcctttatgaatggcacctatttgctaggttttcatcaccaTACTTATccaaggcgccaccaaagtggttttcactatttggAAGAATGctttttttttctttactattttcttgatttttttgtatttggtgatattggatgagcctgatgctctgcacaacttatgtatgaaattttttgagatgcatgttgttgaatGAAcctactagtggttctccttctaaagttgctaattgatatgccccagacccaaagatgacggtgatgacatatggacccaaccaattggattcaaatttgcctggtgcaggagcacctaggtcccaatttccttgtttttgcaaattttggcttgtactgaccttagccaattAAGTGgcgaataaggactccaagagggtccaagagtgattATTTTGGCAATATGGGtttaggtggagttcattttatctaggtttgcatttttgtgtagttAGTGTGTTTTGAGTAATTTTGGCCTTtttggttggtcaaaagtgtcaaaaattgacaaaagccTTAGAGGGGATTAAGTAAGCCTTATAAATGTTTacaatgtcatatgtgatgactgggtataggtctcttaggttggagagatcaaaagtgtcaaaaacacaaagttgcaaaagttgcaaaaagttgtcatgacaatttatGTCCTGAAGTTGGTTAGCAGTGGATTTAGGGATTGCTCAACACCATGGAAGGATTCAAAACATGTAAAAACTATATAAACCTCCTCCTACATGTTTTtgaaggttggtgtacttggattttgagagcaataatcaaaatacaagattttggactgcacttttacattgtttttgtcaattttgtattCTTGTCAAagcttaatggattgaatccatgaatccaatgttGGATTGAGATTCAATAGTGTTTTTCAGTGTAGGCTTTTCATTTTCAAGTATTGTAATTATTTTTTACTAATGTTGAAGTGATTTGATTCACAAatagctagttttggcttgtaaatagtcttttatttgtaaatatggttgccccatgaatcccacacgtgctgccatcatggCTAGTTGGGGTATTTTTGGAAACcttttgtatagtgtaaatatgtaggtTCAAGTGTTGGATAATTGTTTGATCATGACTGGCACCTCTTcctaggcgagtccaagagcaacccggtTAGAGAAGAAGAAGTGAAGAAGTGTTGAATAATGCAGAGGTGAAAGACAAATCACCATTTCTGAATTTGGAGGAGTTCATGGATTTGGGATAGACTTGTATCAACAAGGAGGAGACTTGAAGAGTCCATCTCATAGCAAAACCTCTAATTGCCTACTCACTGCCGGTGTAAGCCCttgaaaaccctacaaaccctcaatTTTAGGGTTCATACCTTGTATAGTCAGACCaaagcctaaaaccacaaaaatctatTGGGAATGGGTATATCATTTAGGGAAAGCAAAACTTGTTTGGgggttctttgagtcattttcctccaagcccttaAAAACCGGTCTAGGATGCCTAATTGGCTTAATTCGTTGTAGCCCTTTTCCGGGCAAGATTGTGAAACCGGTAGGAAATCTTAAGGTTGCAAACTACCAAAGGACTCCATATGCATCAAAAACATGTTAAAAGACCCTAATACACCTCTACAACATCTCATGTCAATTGGGGGTGAATATGACAAGTTGAGGCTAAGAGGCTAAAATTGAGCACTAGAGAAgcacagtgaattgatagggttcctaaccaaaacacctgaagcaaACACCCTAAAAGGGAAAAAACTGAGCCCTAGAAGAGAGTGAGAGGGACTTGGAGGCCTAGAGAGAAACTAGgtttggtgagttggtggaattgagcaacatcaactaaggaagtgttgagcaggctatgtaaaccccatcaaattggtatcacaACCTACAAGATTTGGGCTAGTAAAGTTGATGTCCTTGTTGTCAGGAGAGTCAGttggagacaacatggtgaccaattcTGCATTGGCAAGGAAAGTGGAAGACCAGGAGGATGAGAATAGGGCTTGAAGGAAAAGTTGGAAAGATTGGAAAGCAAGCTTGGTGATATTGAGACCAAGGCAGAAGAAGTGTATGTAAAAGTGGAAGGAGTAgaaggaaagggtaaagaagtggcagAGGTAGACAAGATACCTGAAACTGATCCTATCTTAGAGAAAGAACCTTTCTTTTgcgcattgaaggccttgagtggcaagtcactggaaggattgccattgttcactggcaagatggaggtagaagtggtcctagaatggatagaaggtatggagaatcactttgagtttGAATGTATAACTGAAGCCCATAGAGTTAGAGTAGCCAAGTCCAGGATGAGAGGCCCTACACTCACATGGTGGtagtttgtgcaagatgagaggaagaaaatgggcaaagcacccatctcttcttggaaagggatgttagttaaaatAAAAGAAgtttatctccctgatgactatgaagtgaaaattcataggaagaggcaaaaattAAGGTAGAAAGAACTTGATGTTAGTAGCTACACAaaagagtttcacaaacttagccttagatctcatatggtagaagaggagagtctcaaggttgctaggtacctaaatggcctacggtggaacatccaagaagaaatcagtttgaTGATCCCAAAAATAGTCCACCAAACTTTTCAACTTGttcttaaggtggaggaaaaactgaaaaggagacatgactcaagcaacaataggggtagaggaaaaggaaaagacaatagaggccatagaggaggctttgatggaagaagttctgaacaaagaacacaaggagagtctaaactcactaaaCAACAAGATAGTGGTAgtagtagaggaggattcaatagaggaaggggatcaaacaatgGTTCCATAAGAAGGTCTAgtagccaaggtagaggttcctcatattttgcaacaatgaaatgttatcattgtaaccaacttggtcatccaacatataggtgtccagagaagggattgtcatcacatggtggtgaaagaagagtgagatacctccaagaagagtcttcaagcaacaagactttataagttgccttagagtcagaagtaggtgacaacttgatgatacaaagaactttgatcaaagaaacggtcagagaagagcctagccaaagaaggtccttgttTTGGATCAAGTGCAAGATTTTggataaagtgtgcaaggtgattattgattcagggtctacaaacaacattgtgtcagaagaggcagtgagcaaGCTCAGATTAGAAAGGAAtcctcacaacaacccttatagagtcacttggttaaacaaaggacaacatgttcttgttaatgagaaagcatgggtggatttcaccattggaaggtataaggacaaggtgttatgtgatgttctacccatggatgcatgccatcttctcttaggaagaccatggcaatttgatagacaagctatccatgatggagccaagaatacaTATTCATTCAAGAAGGATGGAGTCactttcaagattcagtctatccttgaggaaggtggaaaaaaggcagcaggtcctaatgttcttttggtgagcaAAAACTAGTTCTTGAAggcacttgaggaaggtgaaggcatAGGGTTTGCACTTATGGTGAAGCCCAATGAATAAGACAAGAAATAATAGCAAGATTTGCCCATAGAGGTgtaagaattgttgaagaaatttaggggtatagtaagtgaaggacaaccaaccaccttacctcctaaaagaaccataagccatcaaatagatttcattcccggagcatccttgcctaataaggcaacctataaaatgactcaacaaaatgttgaaattgccaagaaaatccaagagctcttagaccaaggcctaattacgAAGAGTATTAGCCCTTGTCCTGTCACTACCGTGTTGGtaccaaaaaaaggtggtacttggaggttgtgtattgattctagagccataaataggatcaccattagatataggttccctattcctagaatagaagacctaatggattgtttaggggaagccaagtactttaccaagattgaacttaagagtggctatcatcaaataagaatcaaggagggtgatgaatggaagattgcatttaagactactgaaggtctttatgagtggcttgtaatgccatttggcttatccaatgctccaagcaccttcatgtgactcatgaatgaggtgatgaaggacttcataggtaaatttgtggtagtatatcttgatgatattctcattttcagtaaggatagagcATCACATATGAGTCATTTgtaagatgtattacaaagattatatgatgaaaagctaaccacaAATTTGGAGAAATGCGAGTTTGTTAAGCAGgaattggtttaccttgggtttgtgttatctcaaggaaacctcaagatggacccaAGAAAAGTTG contains these protein-coding regions:
- the LOC131858415 gene encoding uncharacterized protein LOC131858415; the encoded protein is MVDAKNRLNKIDTCLRSIDKQSYNILKASADNIKILVSKLENEKGSLEQEPNMEGMEDPAEPMPSFEDDRAPRQGRRRRLGRGGRDGRGVGGGRGGRGGFGCGAGGGGWLQRRGRGGKPLRLPQGRLI